Genomic window (Terriglobales bacterium):
TGCCAGCAGAACAACTGCCGCGATCAGAAGTCGTGGCTTCATAGAGAGGAGCGTGGAGCTCCAGCTAGCGAAGAATGTCTTCCAGTTCTACGTTGCGATCGGTTTTCTCGTCGCGATACTTAACAATCACCGGCGTATAAACCGAGAGGCCCCACTCCGCCGCTTTCCCTCGATTCACTGACCGCGATCCCGGCACCACCACCGCTCCCTCGGGCACGCATAGAGGCTTCTCTGCTGTGGCGCGGTAGACCTCTCCCTGCACCAGGTCAAACAGAGGCGTAGAGCGTGTGAGTATAGTTCCTGCTCCTAACACCACCCGCGCGCCTACCTGGGTTCCCTCATACACGCCGCAGTTGCCCCCGATCAGCACATCATCCTCGATGATCACCGGCGAAGCATTCACCGGTTCCAATACGCCACCGAGCTGGGCAGCGGCACTGATGTGGACGCGTTTACCTACCTGGGCGCAGGAGCCCACCAGTGCATGCGAATCCACCAGTGTCTCTTCATCCACGTAGGCCCCGGTATTGATATACATGGGCGGCATGCAGACCACGCTGGGGGCAACATAGGCACCGCTGCGGATCGAGGAACCTCCTGGAACCACACGCACCTGGTCTTCCACGCGAAATTGACGCACGGGAAAAGTATCCTTATCGACGAAGGAGAGCTCGAAGTCGCCCATCTCCTGGAGTTCGCCTAGTCGAAAACCCAGCAGAATTCCCTGCTTGACCCAGACATTCACTTTCCAGCCATTGTCCGTTTTTTCGGCAGCGCGCACCTCGCCGCGAGAAAGGGCTTCCCGGAAGTCGAGGAACACATTGCGCGCCCCCGATACGTTTTTCGCCTCCGTGCCCATAGCATAGAGACGTTCAATTCCTGCTTGCAGCGGATGCATTTGCAGCCAGTATAAATGGCGGAAGGTCACAGCGGGCAGCGAGGCCGCGTCAGTTGCTGTTTGCTCTTTTTGGGAATCCTCGGGACCAGCACCCTGGTGTTCCGCAGGCGCTGTCGGCAATGGGTTACAATCGCCTGCGATGGGCTCATCGGTTGTTCCTCTCGCCGCGGCAAAGGCGACCAAACTGGAGTCTGCGCTTCGTTCCGTTATCCGCGGACAGGATCAAGTGATCCGTCTCGCTCTTGTCTGCCTCTTTGCCCGCGGCCATCTCCTCATCGAAGGCGTGCCCGGTGTCGGCAAAACCACCCTCGGTCATGCCATCGCGCGGGCTCTGGACTGTACCTTCCAACGTATCCAATTCACCAGCGACATGCTTCCCAGCGACGTGGTTGGCATTTCGGTTTATTCCACCGTCGAGCAGAAATTCGAATTCAAGCACGGTCCTGTTTTTACCAATGTTCTGCTGGCCGACGAAATCAACCGCACCACTCCCAAAACTCAATCCTCGCTGCTGGAAGCGATGAACGAGTCTCACGTCACCGTCGATGGTCGCTCCTACACGCTGCCCGAGCCTTTTCTGGTCATCGCCACTCAGAACCCCGTCGAGCACCACGGCACCTATCCTCTACCCGAGTCGCAGATGGACCGCTTTCTGATGCGCGTGCATATGGGCTATCCCGCCTATGAAAGTGAGAAAGAAATCTTGCGCTCCGAAGCGGGAGCGGCGCGTCTGGAAGAG
Coding sequences:
- a CDS encoding MoxR family ATPase → MGSSVVPLAAAKATKLESALRSVIRGQDQVIRLALVCLFARGHLLIEGVPGVGKTTLGHAIARALDCTFQRIQFTSDMLPSDVVGISVYSTVEQKFEFKHGPVFTNVLLADEINRTTPKTQSSLLEAMNESHVTVDGRSYTLPEPFLVIATQNPVEHHGTYPLPESQMDRFLMRVHMGYPAYESEKEILRSEAGAARLEELCPVLSGAEVLAIQRDVTRVRVDESLVEYALAMVNRTRESALLALGVSPRGSLALYRAAQAMAYVDGRDFTTPEDFKTLAIPVFAHRAVVSGRYSSTLKKSEQAETVLREIVESVPVPI
- a CDS encoding 2,3,4,5-tetrahydropyridine-2,6-dicarboxylate N-succinyltransferase; this encodes MHPLQAGIERLYAMGTEAKNVSGARNVFLDFREALSRGEVRAAEKTDNGWKVNVWVKQGILLGFRLGELQEMGDFELSFVDKDTFPVRQFRVEDQVRVVPGGSSIRSGAYVAPSVVCMPPMYINTGAYVDEETLVDSHALVGSCAQVGKRVHISAAAQLGGVLEPVNASPVIIEDDVLIGGNCGVYEGTQVGARVVLGAGTILTRSTPLFDLVQGEVYRATAEKPLCVPEGAVVVPGSRSVNRGKAAEWGLSVYTPVIVKYRDEKTDRNVELEDILR